The DNA sequence ccctgcttatacatgcacacacaaattTGTACCTTAAGAATACTAAAACTAGGAGCAAAAGGTCTCAGTTGTATTGGtaatgttaagaaaggacagaactaaagatCCAAGCCAAGGTCAGTAACAATgatatcatgagacccaaactttatcaAAACCTAAATTAGACCTGTTATGCTGTCAGACTGAAGGAGTGGAGGTGTGGCACAGAGTCATTTTTGGAACAATTGTGGAGGAAGGCTTACACTGGTAGTGGGGTTGGCCCTGAaatactgtatgtctgaaatccaacaataaaggactttgtaaatcacaaatgtttcaataaaaagtttaacaaaaaatGTGATcaatgcaatagcacagtgggtaaagcactttctctgcacacagccaacccaggttctatacctgacatcctatatgatcccctaaatctACCAGtcatgatttctgagagcagatgcatgagtaaccctgagtatcaccagtatGCCCCACCAAGAAAAAACACCAAAACTGAATGGTTTTCCTAATTTAATCATTCACCTGAACTAATTTTATTCTGACTTAAATGGTGAAAGATGATATGTCAAttttaaattagttaaaaatagTGCTTAAAGATACTAGAATGCTTggtacccaggtttaatctctggcaccacatatgttctcaATAACTAACacaattaatccctgagcacagcacatatgtgtaaaagacaaaaaatagggAAGTATATAAAGGGTAGGTTAGAAATATGAATGTAACATTAAAATGACAGTACAGTTGGTAAAGTGTGCACCATGAACATGGTaaatctggatttaatccccaacataCCACCACATGGACCCTCGAGTTGcctaaagtgatccctgagccacaAGTAAGCTATGAGAAAGCCCTgggtactgttgggtgtgattcaaaaataaGAACTAAAAACTGAAATAAGAATCCAAGTtgggtttaagaaaaaaaggGCATTTgttgaaagagacaaagaaaattttaaatctacaaaattatcaattttattgatacatttttaataaattgatttATAAATGACTATTTACAAAgactaaaaaatttaattttctgtatATAATTGCTAACAGATCAATTAGTAAGAATTCCTGAAAGCATTTCTTTCCCAAGTTCATTTTTCTGTTACATAGAACAATTGTATCAGAAgctatttagatatttttagatattgagattttagaaaataattttctgaattttctatTCTGTAGCATGGAAAATCACtgtaataattttgtatttataattattaacaaATATGTTTTCTAGCATTATATCTCCTTAtaagttattattaaaatgatagtGACATAGCATTAGTTAAATAGCCAATTTGACTTACCATAAAGAGATTGGAAACTGGGGGAAGTGGCTGAATTACAGGTACAACTGGTGATGAGGATGGTAAAGTAGAGCCTCACTGTTCAGGGGATAGTGTTGGAAAGGTGTATATCTCTGGGGATAAGGCATATTATGCTGGGCAACAGGCAGGGATTTGAGTTGAGCAAAGGACAGCCAAGACTGAAGAGGAAGCATGGGGATGTGAGGAATAGGCTGAGGGACCTGCTGCATCAGAGACTGgaacagagggagagaaaagtacATTTTTTCAAAGTCAGTGAGGTTCAGGTTCTGATGTTCAAAAGAGGGTGCAATGGGAGATTTAGGGAAAGGCACTGCTTTGCAGTTAGGAGAGCTGGTCTCCTTAGCTTTGGCGTTTTCCATTTCTTGCTGAAAGTAAGAGGACATGGCAACTTGTTGAGCAAGAGACAGAAAGTTCTGTGGAAAGTAGGGGAAAGGCACAACATTGGGGTGGAATAGAGGTTGTTGCTGGAACAGGGGATGAATTTTATTCCAGCGTTCATCctggaaaacataaaataaagaatcttTGAGTCTATATCTCTGCCAATATCAAGACTCACGATGAATTAATTCTTTTCTTAAGTAACGTAATTAGGTTAAGATATTTTTCACTTGTTTAGGTGAAGAGTATTTGAGTTGTGTCATGGCCAccctagcttttttaagggagttgtttgcctGAATGATTGTTCTTCAGCCTTTGAATTTTAGTCTATGTTTCCTCTGTCTAGGCTGGTATTTTACTTGTAGGTAGAAAAAGGTTGGATCCAATTTTTTCAACTCTcattctcttaattttttgttgctgttgtttttgttttcaggtttgtttttgtttttgttttgttttgtttgtttttctgccacacccaatgatgatcacgggttactcttggctatgagctcagaaatcgccctggcttgggggaccatatgggatgccgggggatcgaactgctttctgtcctaggttagcgtgtacaaggcagacgccttacagcttgcgccactgctccagccctaactCTGCatctcttaattggtacatttattccattgacattgagagagatcattgtcatAGAATTAGGAGTCATCATTTTCTAGAAGTTTGTGAAGAAAACCTTtttcaaaaaatggtgttggaaaaactgctcaaatacatgcaaaataaaatgaaatcagaccTTTCCTTAATACCAtgcaaaggtcaaataaaaatgaattaaagaccttgatatcagacctgaaaaatacggtacatagaaaaaaatgtaagcagaacactccatgacatcaacactaaaggcatcttaaagaaTAAAACATCAGTGACCAAgcagtagaagcaaagataaacgaGCAGGACTACATCACATTCAGCTTTGgtaattcaaagaaaatagtaataagaatattacaaatattacaaagaataaacaaaggcTACTCATGGAATGAGAAtaactattcaccaatacccatcagataatgcattaatatctaagatatgcaaagcTTTTTAATATGTGTTTTTAATATGTGTTATTAATATTGTTATCCTCACTTTGTCTTATAGTCCCCAGGCaagagagaaacaaataaaacttgtTCAGAAATAATGTATTTCAGAGAAAAGgagtcttattttcttaaaaaaatttccaGGGGAAGTGCTGCTTGGTAAAGGGCCAGTTGATAACTGATAACTGTTTGAATTAACCttaaccaacatttaaaaaattaactgataattataaaaataataaaagttttaaaatctaAGCATTTATAACATTTTGAGGAACTACTATGAGCAAAATTATTGCAAATTTAAGATCATATACCTATAATatccagaaaaatatattatttttgtcaaaTTAGAAGAGATAAATATTAATAAGTACTGTGCTGTTCCTTTACAAAATTTAGTTGGATAGGCCCTTTTGATTATAATATCAAAAAGCCTTAAAAGTTATTCTCTTTGCAAAGCACAACCAAACTGAAAGTCAATGATCTGGGATGGAGGTGAGAAGTAACTTATTAAAGAACAAAATTCCTATCCTTAATCCTTAAATCTggataaaaacagaaaatcacAGAGAAAGTGTAGGCAAATTTGTGACTAAATACTTGAATTGTGGATTAAATTTGTTGATGTACTTTGTATGACTACCTTAAAATGAGGAAATTACAATAAATTTTCCATTGTTCTCAGCAAAaggaataataatttttatgatttactccaaaatttattttctttaactctaAGTTTGACTACTTTCCATTGTTAGAATATTATTCTTTTAAGTCAAAATGTAGTTCTTTTAAGGCTTAATTTTGTAAACTTGATTAAAAAGCAACTAATACATATatgccttaaaatatatttattttgccatGATTTAATTTTATACACTAGCATTATTTCATTACTATGTCTTGATAGCCTATACAACTGTAAATATCATcacaattttagaattaaaaaaaatacctctttTGGCTGTTTTTCCTCAAATTTAAGCTCCTCGAGTTTCTCCTAAAAAGAATCATATATAAAGTAATGTAATAACCTGTAAAGATTAAACAGAAAATCTTGAAAATATGTGCATCAAATATAAAGGATTTACCTTGATAATTTGTGTAGCGAATTccttcagaaaaatgaaaagattagGTTTAATTTTAGTGAATGATTCTTTTTCCCAATATAAATCagaatatgtgtatatttaataaGTTAATTGGACACTTTGATAATAGCATTCAAATATATTACTGAGACAAATACTATTCTAATTTATATTATCCTTTTGTGCAAATAAAATCAAGTGAACATcatcaagaaagaaaagtggtGAACATAGTTCAAAAGAGGCATTTAAGAGATGTTATTTCTATCACCATGTTATATCTCATGATAAAAAGTGATCTGAAGGAAAAGAGTGATAATGCATGTAGAAGTGCATGCTTCTGACCTGATTTGATGCCTAACACCTTAAATGGTCCCTCagggccaccaggagtgacccctgaagacAGGCAGAGTAACCCTGACCATTGCTGAAAGTGCCCCAAAGAATATTCTGATACTCATACTGATTATAAAGGAacatatgaattaaaatatattaaaataataacagatATGCTTTTGTTATTTTCAGTTGCACACAATGTTTAGgtttcaaataaatataagaaataaatagcaCCCCTAAGAATATTACAACCTTTTGAAGAacaaattatatcaataaatCATTTTCCCATAAGAATGGTACAAGGCATTTATCTACCTGTGTTTCCTAGGAAGATTTACTTGTATTATAAAATCTccctaccttttatttattttaatcttataatGATAAAATATGACTGAAGCATGTCTTAGCACAAGTTACATTGCAAGTCCTTTATTATAACTTTGTACCAAAGCTCCTAGTCAATATCTTATACAGAGAGAACTCAATAaaagccagaaaaacaaaaaaagcataaagGTCATCATAGAGCaatctaaagagaaaaaatgggTATACATTTCACTAAGAAAGGGCATATTCAGTGACACAGTCTTACTATTTTTAAAGTGTTATAATAGTGATTTCTCCAAAAATGTTTTCCATCTTTAATAGTATGCAAACAAAATTTACATTAGTACTCTGCCTTAAGACACTGCTATCTTTGTTTCACGATGCAAAATAGATAAACATTCTGGTTATTCTTCTTAACTTAAAAATTGCCTAAGTACACAATATCTTATCTCACTACTTGAAAGTTTGTAtatattctgcagaaaggaaaaaatcaaCAACCGAGTAATCTAACTAGATCTTGAGAAAATGTTAACAATTCATGGTCagataattttctttgaataaaaatgtCTTACCTCACTGAACACATTTTCTTCACTCTGTGGAGAAAGCCACAAAACTTTACTTTCCATGGCCAGctcattttaaactattttctaaCGTCTTTAAACAGAGCtatcattttcaaaaaatttgaGAATTCAAACCATCTTTTGAATACCTTCGGGGTAatcatttgtcttttatttttagttgcttTATTGGTTCTAGTTTTATTTTACCTTAGTAAATACATTTTCAATATGTAATGAAAagtacaaacaacaaaataagtccttatcatttttattaagtactTAATAAAGTAcactgtaatttttattattatttgataaattatCTGGATGCCTTTGGAGAGACATGTAGGATTTGGACAAGTGTCTAGGGTAAAATAGACATGTATCTAATTGTGGGAAGCTGCATGGATCTAGAGCAAATTGAAGTTTCTGAGACATTTTTCTCTCCTGTCTTTATGTGGTTTAGCATAAGCCagagctcaaaggaaatagctcaccacaaaaacttgaaaaaactTAGAAGTTTTCAACCAGATAGCTTGGAGAAGTGAGATAACATCTAAGACCCTGGCAACTATAGCCAGAACCAATTAGCTTTAAAGACACGTCCTGTTGAATTTTAACACCTTGGTATGCCCTCTTTAACACCTTGGTGGGCCCTCAGTTTACATGCAGGTTGGAACATTTTGTGGTGAAAAGCTTGACCTAGTTACTGCTAGttttcccccctccccattttatgctattatgatacatagaaaatatgtagttaagataaagcaatagaaatttGTAACAGGTATTGCTAGCCCTATGCCTTATTTGGACATTACCTTTGCCTCAGGCCTGATTGACAGGCTGAGCACGCCTCCCTTTATGCATTTTCTATATAAACAGTGTGTATCCCAATAAATTTCGCTTTTGAACAGCATCAGTTGTCTTAAGCCTGTTTCTATTAACCTCTCACAGTTCTATTACAGCATAAGACCGGATCTGCTCGGGAAACCTGCGAATAACTAGCGACCCTTAACCAACCACTCCCGCAGGTCGGGGGTCCCCCTCCGGGGGTCGCAAGTGGCGCCCAGACGTGGGGCTCGAGTTACAGACCACCGGTCGGACGGCAGAGGAAACGAGTCCGGAGCTTGTCCCCTAAGACGCCAGGTAAGCCCCTTGGGTGGCGCAGGGTCAAGTTAGTTCAATAGTTATAACTGCAACCGCCGTCCCATTAATCTCCCAGTATGGGAGCCAATGTGAGTAAAGAAGCTAGATTTATAAAAGATATTCAAGAGGAGTTAttaaatagaaacataaaagttAAGAAAAGAGATCTTGTAAAATTTTTGCTCTTTGTTCATGAAGTGTGCCCGTGGTTTGTAGTTACCTGTCCTAAAATTGCCCTAAGCACTTGGGAACAAATTGGTGAAGAATTAGATGAACACTTTCTTACTCATGGAAGCAAAGCTGACCAAAAAACCATTAGTCAATATTGGAATCTCTTAAAAAGTATAATAGTAAGGGCAGATGTTGATTCCAAAAGCAGAGACATccttcaaaaggcacagagtcaTCTGCAAATTGCCTCCCACGAGTGTTCTCAGGCTTGCTCGAGGTCCAGTTCTTTTGTCAATCTGTCTGTTAGCAACCCTGACAAATCCTCCGAGTCAACCCCATCTTTGTctgataaaatgaacaaaatccgGTCAGAAGTCCGGTCCCTTACTTCAAGTATTTACCCATCCTCTCGTGCAGTGGCTACTGCCCCTCCTGAAGAGCCCCTAGACCCTGCTGATGCACAAAATCTAGAAAATGCAGCTGCTACTTATCAGCATGCTACTTACCCTCCTCTCTCTGAGCCACCTCCCTACAATTCCTCTATGCCAGACCCCCCTCAATCTCTTCATCCACCCTTTCCAAACTCAAAACTTTTCCATAAAGATAACCCCCTGCaagatttaaaagaaattgtAACCCTTGAACAGCGCCTCTCTAAGCTTCTAACTAAAAATAACCTTGCTCTGCAATTTCCCGTTCTggatgggagaggggaagaagaggagccCCCTCGTCCAGCTCCCACTCCTCAACCTAGTAAGCTCCCCCGCCCCCGAACCAGGCAACAAGCTAGACAAAACCCTGACCCCGATGCTATTGAGGAAGAGCCTGCTGCTGCTGAAGCTGCAGCTGCACCTGCCCCTAACAGTTCCTCAATTGAAGAAAATGAAACTCATCTCTTAAACCAGCTTAGACAATATAAAGCCCTTAATAAAAAGGATTTGCATGAACTATTTAAAGCTGTAAACACCTACGGCACGTCTGCCCCCTATACCCTTTCTTGCTTAGAGGCTATGGGTGGTGGAGGTCTTGTCCTGCCATTTGAATGGAAAGAAATTGTTAAAACTGCCCTTAAACAAGAATTATACCTCCTTTGGGAAGTAGAATTTACTAATCGCTGCAAAGAAATTGCAGGCAGTGATCAAGATTTTTATGCAAGAATATCTGGCTCTGCTCCCTATAACCTTTTAGCTCAACAATGAGATCTTCCCCGTTCTACTTTAACTAGCACAGCCTTAGCTGCCCTTCAGGCATGGAAGTCCCTGCCCCGTGCCGGTGCCTCCACGGCTCCACTGGCAAAAATTACTCAAGAATCAGATGAGCCCTATCATAGTTTTATTTCTCGGCTCCTAGAAGCAGTAGAAAGAATTTTGGGAGTATCTGCCACAGACACTGATAATGCCCTAGTAAAACAACTTGCCTTTGAAAATGCAAACCCTGCTTGCAAAAGCATCCTTCGTGGCAACCTTAGGGGGAAGTCCCTGCATGATATGATTTCATTATGTCGAGATGCTGATCCTTTTGTCCATAAAGTCACCAAGGCTCTAGTAGCCTTTCAAggccaaaataaaggaaaaacttgCTTCCAATGTGGGAAACCTGGCCATTTTGCCTCCCACTGCCCTCAAAAGCAAGCTCCAGCCATGCAAACAGGCACTACTAACCCTCGCCCATCCCTCTGCCCTCGATGCCGTCGAGGCAGACATTGGGCAGCTGTTTGCCGTTCCAACACTGACATTGATGGCAACCCCCTGCCTCCGGTTCAGGGAAACGGGCAGCGGGGTCAGCCCCGGACCCCAGCTTATACCAACTTCCAGCCGGCCTCGGGGAACAGCCGGCCCAACAACCAGTCAGTTGCCCAGCAATCTCAGCCAAACCAGTTTGCAGCCCTCTCTCAAACCCTGCCCCAACAGGTGCCATGCACTCAACCTCTGGTCCCTCGCAGTATGTTGCCCCCTCAGCAACCTCCCTTGTCAGGGCCACCCCAGGCAGCGCAGGACTGGACCTCGGCGCCTCCTCCCCAAGGATATTAACTCCAGAGGATGGTGTCCAGCCAATTCCCACCGGTGTTTTTGGCCCTCCTCCTCCAAATACATTCTTTATGATAATTGGCAGAGCCTCAGCCACCATTAAAGGCCTAATTGTACAACCCTCCCTTGTGGACAATGACTACACTGGGGAAATTATTCTCCTTGCTGTAGCCCCTTTTTATCCTGTGCAAATTGTCCCCGGTCAAAGAATTGCCCAAGCATTGCCCCTTCCTTTAGACACCCAATTTCCTGCACTAGCAGAAAGCCGTGGAGCTTCATCTCCTGGCTCCTCTGAAGTTTTTTGGATTCAAGCCATGTGTCGTGCCAGGCCCCCTTTAACCCTAACCATCCAAGGCAAACCATTTGTTGGATTGTTGGATACAGGGGCAGATACCACCTGCTTCTCTCCCCTTGACTGGCCCCCTGATTGGCCTACTACTTCTTCTTTTGACAATGTTTCAGGCATTGCAGGATCAGTTAAAAAAGTCCTTATCAGTGCCAATAAACTTTTGTGGCAAGATGAGGATGGAGACACAGGTCTTGTTCGTCCCTATATTATTCCAAATCTCCCAATCAATTTGTGGGGCCGTGATATCATGGAACAAATGGGCATATATGTTATGAAATGTAAAAATCCTGCTGTCATTCAACAAATGCTTAATCAAGGTTATACTCCAACTAAAGGCCTTGGAAAGAACCTGCAAGGCATCTCTCAACCTATCCAACCTGTTCCCAAATTTGATAAAGCAGGCCTTGGGTTTAACAATGCCCTCCAAAATTTTCAGTAGAGGTCACTGCCTCCCCTGCACACCCAGCAGACAAAATTACTTGGCTCAATGACACCCCAGTCTGGGTAAGCCAGTGGCCTTTAACTACAGAAAAATTAACTGCAGCACAGCAGCTTGTGCAGGAGCAGCTCACTGCTGGACATATAGAACCTTCCACTTCTCCCTGGAACACGccaatttttgttattaaaaagaaatctggaaaatggagacttttgCATGATTTAAGAGAAATTAACAAAACTATGGTTCCTATGGAAGCCACCCAACCTGGCCTCCCTTGCCCTTCTGCTATTCCTAAGGAcacctttaaaattgttttagatcTCAAAGATTGCTTCTTTTCCATCCCTTTGCACCCAGATGATTGCAAACATTTTGCTTTTTCTGTCCCTCTTACAAACTGCGTAGGTCCTAACCCTCGCTACCATTGGAAAGTCTTGCCCCAAGGCATGGCTAATAGCCCAACCTTGTGTCAAAAGTATGTTGCCTCTATTATTGACCCCTTTAGAAAGTTATACCCTTCCctttatattattcattatatgGACGATATTTTATTGGCAAGTCCCGAGAAAATGCCTCTCCAAAATGCTGCACAGCACATTATTTCTACCTTGCAACAAAAAGGGTTTTCTATTTcccaagaaaaaattcaaattcatcCCCCACACTTGTTCTTAGGATTTGAGTTGCTCCCTAATCAGGTTAAAACACAAAAAGTCCAAATTCGTACCCAACATCTTAAAACCCTAAATGACTTTCAACGCCTGCTAGGTGACATCAATTGGCTAAGACCTTATCTCAAACTCTCCACAGGAGACCTTAAAcctctttttgatattttaaaaggtGACTCTGATCCTAACAGTGCAAGACAGCTCACTCCACAAGCCTTAAATTCACTGTCCTTAGTCAATACTGCTATTCAAGCCCAACTTATAACCACTTATAATCCCCAACAACCTCTTCTTCTCATTATTTGTTCCACCATTCTAACACCCACTGGTGTTTTATGGCAATCTGCCCCCTTGTATTGGATCCATTTATCCTCCACACCCTCTAAAGTTTTAGCCACTTATCCCCACTTAGTGGTACAATTATTACAGCAAGGCTGTGAAACTTCTGTTAAACTCTTTGGCTGCCAACCAACAAAAGCCATCATACCTTATACTAAACCTGAACTTCAGTGGCTCCTACAACATCAGCAAGAATGGACCATTTTTGCCTCCACATTTCAAGGAGAGCTTGATAACCACTATCCACCTGATAAATtgttacagtttttaaaaattcatccaGTAGTTTTTCCAAAAATTACCAAACTTCAGCCCATCCCTAATGCCTCCCTCGTGTTTTCAGACGGCAGCTCCACTGGCTTGGCTGCCTTTACTGTCGATGGCACTGTGCATCAGTTCCCTACAGACTATCAGTCTGCCCAACTCGTAGAGCTTTCGGCTGTTGTTCATATTTTCCAGCAAATCTCACAAGCTTTTAACTTGTACACTGATAGTTGTTACATTGCTGCCTCTCTTCCTGTTTTAGAAACAGTTCCCTTTATTAAACCCTCCACCCCTGCAGCTGCTCTTTTTTCAGAAATTCAACAACTTATTTTGCATCGCACCCAGCCGTTTTTTGTTTCTCACATTAGAGCCCACTCCAACCTTCCTGGGCCCCTATCTGAAGGCAATTCAGCAGTAGACCTAGCTACACGGCTTTTGCCTGTGTTCAATCAACCCACTGCACTTCAACTTGCCCAGCAAGCCCACACTCTCCATCACTTAAATGCTCAAACACTCAGGCTAAAATTCTCCATCACCAGAGAGCAGGCTAGAGAAATTGTAAAGTCTTGCAAAGCCTGCCTTTCACTTTTGCCTGAGCCTTGTACAGGCGTCAACCCCCGTGGTCTAGTGCCCGGTGAGctctggcaaatggatgttactcaCTTTGCCCCTTTTAGCAATCTGAAATACATTCATGTCACCATTGATACTTACAGTGGCTTTCTTTGTGCCTCCCTCCATACTGGCGAAGCCACCCGCGATGTTATCGCTCACATTTTACACTGTCTCACCATCCTGCCTACACCATCATCTATCAAAACAGATAATGGTCCAGGCTATAGCAGTaccaaatttaaagatttttgtgCAAAACTTGGCATCACTCACATCACTGGGATTCCTCTAAATCCCCAGGGCCAAGGTATAATTGAGCATGCTCATTTAACCCTTAAAAATATGCTCTTTAAATTGTCATCTGAAAGTGAAACCTTGTATGCTCGCAGAGGCAAACATCGCCTCCTTTTAAACCATGCACTTTTTGTGCTCAATTTTCTTTCCTTAGATGCTGCAGGCCGATCCGCAGCTGATCGGTTATGGCACCCCTCCACACAAACAAACTTTCAACAAGTTCTTTGGAAAGATGTTTATACTGGCCGATGGCTAGGTCCTCACCCTGTTCTTATATGGGGTAAAGGACATGCCTGCGTGCACAATACAGACAACAATGAAACGCGCTGGCTTCCAGAAAGACTGGTTAAGCTATATAACCCACCCAGGGAAAGCGCCCCTGAGGATCTTTCTGCTTTTTCCACAGAAGCTGCTAACCCATCCACATTGCCCAATCCTGAATTGACAACCTCTGCCTTGCAAGACGATGATGTCCTGGCGAACAccatttttccttccccttttgatttttaatttttgtgcccTGCCTGCATTTCTTCATGGCTCCCCTTATCAAATTTTTAATTACACATGGCTCATTATTAATCAAGCTGGTGATATTGCCAACGCCACCTCCAAACTTGCTCCCACCATCCCCTGGCCTGATTTGCATGTTGATTTCTGCGTTCTTGCCTTGGGAATACCAGGCTGGGGCACACCCAATCATTTTGCACCACAGCCAAAACCAGTTAACACCAGAACCATGAGCCGACGTAGAGGCCGCTATGCAGGCTGCCACAACCCTTCTGGCCGCACAGAGTTAGGCGACCATCCCATCTACATTTGCCCAAGCTCGCACCCAAATCGAGTCCTCAGCCGCCGGTGTGATTCTAAGTCAGAGTTTTTCTGTCCCTCTTGGGGCTGTGAAACTGCTGGAGATGTCTACTGGAAACCAACCTCCTCCTGGGACTACATTACAATCAAGCGTGGTCCCCGTCCATCACCTCCCGACTGCTATCGCTGGTGTAACCCACTCATCATTTCCTTTACCTCTGCTCCATGTTTCAGCCAACCATTCCGTCTGGCCCCATCCCTTCTTCACAGCTCATCTTCAATATGGTAAATGCAACTGCTGCCGCCTTATCTGATCCTGCTTATGAACAATGCTGGATTTGCTATTCTCCCCAACCTCCCTtttatgaaggtgttgcagtttTTGGTAACCCTATCCCCACTAACTCTGAACGCTATGCCTTTTGGGATCTGGACCCTAACCAAAGTATAACTCTTGGCCAAATTGTTGGCATTGGACTCTGCCTTTTAAGCCCTAATATGCTCCCTCCAGTTCAGCTACTTGATACTTGTAATCAAACCTATGTTGTTTCAAATCGTACCCAATATGTTATTTCCCCAAATACCACATATTTTGCTTGTGCTACAGGTTTAACTCCCATTATTGCCACTAACCTGTTTTTATCTCACAAAGATTATTGTGTCTTGATCCTCCTTATGCCCCGCCTTTCCATAAGGCCCAAAGAAGATTTGCTCTTTTCTTCTACCAGTTCTCTTCTTAGGCACAAAAGGGAACCCATTACAGCTGTCACTATTGCAGTGTTGCTTGGCCTAGGTGCTGCAAGTGCAGGAACAGGCATATATTCTCTTGTTAGCTCCCAGCATAATTTTAACCAACTGTCTCGTGCTGTAGATGCTGACATCCGGGAGCTCAAACAAGGACTTAAACATCTTAAAGAGACAGTCAGTTCCCTAGCAGAAGTTGTTCTTCAAAACCGTCGTGGTTTAGATCTTGCTCTTTTAAGAGAGGGAGGGGTTTGTGCCGCCTTaaaggaagaatgttgcttttttaaagacaAGTTAGGACTTGTAGAAGATAGCATTAGAAGAGTAGAAGAAAGTTTAGAAGatagacaaaagaaaagagaaaaagatgagtCTTGGTATCAAAACTGGTTCTCCACTTCTCCTTGGCTATCTACCTTATTGCCCTCACTTTTAGGGCCTTTTATTGGCTTTATTTTGGTGATTTCCTTTGGCCCCTGGGCATTTAGGCGCATAATTAAC is a window from the Suncus etruscus isolate mSunEtr1 chromosome 16, mSunEtr1.pri.cur, whole genome shotgun sequence genome containing:
- the LOC126032168 gene encoding endogenous retrovirus group K member 6 Gag polyprotein-like, whose protein sequence is MPSLTPWWALSLHAATLNQPLPQVGGPPPGVASGAQTWGSSYRPPVGRQRKRVRSLSPKTPVCPWFVVTCPKIALSTWEQIGEELDEHFLTHGSKADQKTISQYWNLLKSIIVRADVDSKSRDILQKAQSHLQIASHECSQACSRSSSFVNLSVSNPDKSSESTPSLSDKMNKIRSEVRSLTSSIYPSSRAVATAPPEEPLDPADAQNLENAAATYQHATYPPLSEPPPYNSSMPDPPQSLHPPFPNSKLFHKDNPLQDLKEIVTLEQRLSKLLTKNNLALQFPVLDGRGEEEEPPRPAPTPQPSKLPRPRTRQQARQNPDPDAIEEEPAAAEAAAAPAPNSSSIEENETHLLNQLRQYKALNKKDLHELFKAVNTYGTSAPYTLSCLEAMGGGGLVLPFEWKEIVKTALKQELYLLWEVEFTNRCKEIAGTLAALQAWKSLPRAGASTAPLAKITQESDEPYHSFISRLLEAVERILGVSATDTDNALVKQLAFENANPACKSILRGNLRGKSLHDMISLCRDADPFVHKVTKALVAFQGQNKGKTCFQCGKPGHFASHCPQKQAPAMQTGTTNPRPSLCPRCRRGRHWAAVCRSNTDIDGNPLPPVQGNGQRGQPRTPAYTNFQPASGNSRPNNQSVAQQSQPNQFAALSQTLPQQVPCTQPLVPRSMLPPQQPPLSGPPQAAQDWTSAPPPQGY